Proteins from a single region of Verrucosispora sp. NA02020:
- a CDS encoding non-ribosomal peptide synthetase, which translates to MTSNAELRKDLLRYLLMQVKQEALDVDRAKEFIRAIGDEGRDADDRVAVVGMACRFPGASDKEQFWRNLVEGRESIGDFPPLRLDDLRRVEGGTSAVRRGGYLDRIDLFDAEYFGIPPHVATQLDPYHRNLLEVLVETMEDAGYAKSELYGSRTGVFVGNDHTHRLITSYLPFLSELDFAAITGSWSGILASRLSYLLDFRGPASVVDTGCSSGLVAVDAAIKALRNGDCDTAFVAAVNLFLSPSSLGNETESAGHRVRAFDAAADGTVWSEGVAGVYLKPLSRALADGDHVYGVLLGSAVNNDGRSNGLTAPNAQAQKNLLVSAWKRAGIAPESVSYIEAHGTGTTLGDPIEVKGLTSAFAEFTSRRQFCAIGSVKTNIGHTVGAAGLASLIKTLLCLDRQTIPPSIHFDVPNELLDLANAPVYVADRLTEWEQGDTPRRAGVSSFSLSGTNCHVVLEEAPARAAVPAPASPPQVFPISARTEDLLARTAARHLEHLDRHPELRLADVCFTLQVGREHQAVRAAILCESRAGLRDGLLRLLRPEQVDDSPPVDGAVVLREDAPARSGGTPGHLRDAVAAFLAGRARPFAGLHRDADVRRVPMPPQMFQRVRHWDETVRAQPAPGEERSAPADPVDRLRGILSRPPHLEGLRESDADAVPRTVIAGVWSGILGYPTIRGADDFFALGGDSISSVKITQLLNAVLDVEIPPTTLLAKPTFDEFAHVVIRVHGVDEHLVRSRLSGAARRPAHAEHVVESYELPLTAAQRSMFVSSQVDEESVTYNVSGLTIRSGTLDIGELEAWLRVLVRRHDSLRSTFHLRDGEPFQRVHAEVPVAVEHRRLGALPPGESHESAARRAMRLFVRPFRLDSAPLFRFGYFEFDDGVSCVAIDIHHIITDGTSMGILFRDLGAVADRAALPPLPVSYRSAIRGLLERQNSAGMAAHRDYWVARFADGAPTLQLTTDWQRAEVAKAAGATLFASVDGETLEAAKRYARHHNLTLYMVLLGVFQQVLSRLSGQGDVVIGAPVMGRPDLAYQDLVGMFVTTLPIRVTAAPTTGVGDFLTGLRTTLLEAFAHQEYPLESLVEELNPPRVPGRRPLFDVCFVHQNTDMGLEPDDERILPFDDGSAKYDITLSTREADGALLLEWEYSTALFREETMALYSERYATLLRSFLAAADGTPVGTLDLIPVREAELIRTFATVPAPTPDTRSIARLFEEHVAADPGRPALIADDRSLTYGELNARANRIAHGLVRLGVAPGAPVALLLDRSIDMVAAILGVLKAGCFYLPLNTDFPSERLRVMVEDAGAGLLLTSDARSGQAAELVSERLRIVGVHQLAESTAERGNPGLPGSSADEAYIMYTSGTSGAPKGSVIRQRSVLRVVHQSVCYAADPSDVFLMISDYSFDGSIYDMFGALTNGASLVLLDKASVLDLDRLGAAIERHRITSFFITTAMFNALIDHASDSLGGVRRVIFGGEIASPAHVRRAFELLGPGRISHAYGPTETTVFATIHRLDVWDADDALPIGTAVNDTSLWVLDERLEPVPVGVNGELYIGGSGLSDGYLNQPEMTAQRFVYSPAVPGERLYKTGDIVTFKTNGLLYYTGRLDQQIKLRGYRIELAEIIQVALNEPFVRWAHAGLYETTEGSRSLCLWVGYLDDQDHGPALRAALSRRLPDYMVPSFIVRADTVPLNASGKVDVAALPKPDFTAGATAVAPETDSLRVVADAWQHVLGVPVEDIDADFFALGGDSIKAIQIVARLREQDITIRAADLLGNATIRSLEEKLSESAGAGTGVRVYDQKPLSGPITASAIQLAFLDDPEAHNRVFNQCLLVTTAEPVSLDRLVHAVQRLVRQHDMLRVEVDEQRALVLRDVDAPGLVHGDRPPAGLSDEALADYLRTVQARVDVRGGPVVSLAAGLGEGGVQFAIAIHHLAVDVVSWGVLLEDLATCLVDPDAELPAKTMPFPAWTSEVKQRAEDGGLRAQLPYWLDLARSAGAAGEVFVERDVKRSETASTVVRLTETDDFALFDAARKAHGASQVETVLTVVARALATVTGEQRVLFTLEGHGREPIAGDHELSRTVGWFTSTFPHLVQVEQSVADTVDTVRRSFERLPDKGAGFGPLLRFDTGLDAERAVLTAVRPQIGFNYLGGQDSADGITFTHLPLDITTDGEHRSPYALDIVASRSGGELLIEVRYPRAWEASGVAKQIIAALEESFHEVRDALRSGEPRGFQVSSPIRQDVLADILLDVEGGI; encoded by the coding sequence ATGACGTCGAACGCCGAGCTGAGGAAGGACCTGCTGCGGTACCTGCTCATGCAGGTCAAGCAGGAGGCGCTGGACGTCGACCGGGCGAAGGAGTTCATCCGGGCGATCGGAGACGAGGGCCGGGACGCCGACGACCGCGTCGCCGTCGTCGGTATGGCCTGCCGCTTTCCCGGGGCGTCGGACAAGGAGCAGTTCTGGCGCAACCTGGTGGAGGGCCGGGAGTCGATCGGTGACTTCCCGCCGCTGCGCCTGGACGATCTGCGCCGCGTCGAGGGCGGCACCTCGGCCGTGCGCCGGGGCGGCTACCTGGACCGCATCGACCTGTTCGACGCGGAGTACTTCGGCATCCCGCCGCACGTGGCGACGCAGCTCGACCCGTACCACCGCAACCTCCTGGAGGTGCTGGTGGAGACGATGGAGGACGCCGGGTACGCCAAGAGCGAGTTGTACGGGTCGAGGACCGGCGTCTTCGTCGGCAACGATCACACGCACCGGCTGATCACGTCCTACCTGCCGTTCCTGTCGGAGCTGGACTTCGCGGCCATCACCGGCTCGTGGTCGGGCATCCTGGCCAGCCGGCTGTCGTACCTGCTCGACTTTCGCGGACCGGCCTCCGTCGTCGACACCGGATGTTCGTCCGGGCTGGTCGCGGTGGACGCGGCGATCAAGGCCCTGCGCAACGGCGACTGCGACACCGCGTTCGTCGCCGCCGTCAACCTGTTCCTGTCGCCGTCCAGCCTCGGCAACGAGACCGAGTCGGCCGGCCACCGGGTGCGGGCGTTCGACGCGGCGGCCGACGGCACGGTGTGGAGCGAGGGCGTGGCCGGGGTCTACCTCAAGCCGCTGTCGCGTGCGCTGGCCGACGGCGACCACGTCTACGGCGTGCTCCTCGGCAGCGCGGTCAACAACGACGGCCGCAGCAACGGCCTCACCGCCCCGAACGCGCAGGCGCAGAAGAACCTGCTGGTCAGCGCGTGGAAGCGGGCCGGGATCGCGCCGGAGTCGGTGTCCTACATCGAGGCCCACGGCACGGGTACCACGCTGGGTGACCCGATCGAGGTCAAGGGTCTGACCAGCGCCTTCGCCGAGTTCACCAGCCGCCGGCAGTTCTGCGCGATCGGCTCGGTGAAGACCAACATCGGCCACACCGTCGGGGCCGCGGGACTGGCGTCGCTCATCAAGACCCTGTTGTGCCTGGACCGTCAGACCATTCCGCCGTCGATCCACTTCGACGTGCCGAACGAGCTGCTCGACCTGGCCAACGCCCCGGTCTACGTCGCCGACCGGCTCACCGAGTGGGAGCAGGGCGACACCCCGCGTCGGGCCGGCGTGAGCAGCTTCAGCCTGAGCGGGACGAACTGTCACGTCGTGCTGGAGGAGGCGCCCGCCCGCGCGGCGGTGCCCGCCCCGGCATCGCCGCCGCAGGTCTTCCCGATCTCGGCGCGTACCGAGGACCTGCTGGCGCGCACCGCGGCGCGGCATCTGGAGCACCTCGACCGTCATCCCGAACTCCGCCTGGCCGACGTGTGCTTCACCCTGCAGGTGGGCCGCGAGCACCAGGCCGTGCGGGCGGCCATCCTGTGCGAGAGCCGGGCCGGTCTGCGCGACGGGTTGCTGCGGCTGCTGCGCCCGGAACAGGTCGACGACTCGCCGCCGGTGGACGGTGCCGTCGTACTGCGCGAGGACGCGCCGGCCCGGTCCGGCGGCACGCCCGGTCACCTCCGCGACGCGGTCGCCGCCTTCCTGGCGGGTCGCGCGCGGCCGTTCGCCGGCCTCCACCGGGACGCGGACGTGCGGCGGGTGCCGATGCCACCCCAGATGTTCCAGCGCGTACGCCACTGGGACGAGACGGTCCGGGCGCAGCCGGCTCCCGGCGAGGAGAGGTCGGCACCGGCGGACCCGGTCGACCGGCTCCGGGGCATCCTGTCCCGGCCGCCGCACCTCGAAGGGCTCCGGGAGTCCGACGCGGACGCGGTGCCCCGCACGGTGATCGCCGGGGTGTGGTCCGGCATCCTCGGCTACCCGACGATCCGTGGCGCGGACGACTTCTTCGCCCTCGGCGGCGACTCGATCTCGTCCGTGAAGATCACGCAGTTGCTCAACGCGGTGCTCGACGTCGAGATCCCGCCGACCACCCTGCTGGCGAAGCCGACGTTCGACGAGTTCGCGCACGTGGTGATCCGGGTCCACGGGGTGGACGAGCACCTGGTCCGGTCGCGGCTGAGCGGGGCGGCCCGCCGCCCGGCGCACGCGGAGCACGTGGTGGAGTCCTACGAGCTGCCGCTGACCGCCGCGCAGCGCAGCATGTTCGTCTCCAGTCAGGTCGACGAGGAGTCGGTGACGTACAACGTCAGCGGCCTGACGATCCGCTCCGGCACGCTCGACATCGGCGAGCTGGAGGCGTGGCTGCGCGTCCTGGTACGACGGCACGACAGCCTCCGCTCGACGTTCCATCTGCGGGACGGGGAACCGTTCCAGCGGGTGCACGCGGAGGTGCCGGTCGCGGTGGAACACCGCCGGCTCGGTGCCCTCCCGCCAGGTGAGAGCCACGAGAGCGCGGCCCGCCGGGCGATGCGGCTGTTCGTGCGTCCGTTCCGACTCGACAGCGCCCCGTTGTTCCGCTTCGGCTACTTCGAGTTCGACGACGGCGTGTCGTGCGTGGCGATCGACATCCACCACATCATCACCGACGGCACGTCGATGGGCATCCTGTTCCGGGACCTCGGCGCCGTCGCGGACCGGGCCGCGCTGCCGCCGTTGCCGGTGAGCTACCGGTCGGCGATCCGTGGGCTGCTGGAGCGGCAGAACAGCGCCGGCATGGCGGCGCACCGCGACTACTGGGTCGCCCGGTTCGCCGACGGCGCGCCGACGCTTCAGCTCACCACGGACTGGCAGCGGGCGGAGGTCGCCAAGGCGGCGGGCGCGACGCTCTTCGCGTCCGTGGACGGCGAGACGCTGGAGGCCGCCAAGCGGTACGCCCGCCACCACAACCTCACCCTCTACATGGTGCTGCTGGGCGTGTTCCAGCAGGTGTTGTCCCGGCTGAGCGGACAGGGTGACGTCGTGATCGGCGCGCCGGTGATGGGTCGGCCCGACCTGGCCTACCAGGATCTCGTGGGCATGTTCGTCACCACGCTGCCCATCCGGGTCACCGCCGCGCCCACGACCGGCGTCGGCGACTTCCTCACCGGCCTGCGGACCACCCTGCTGGAGGCGTTCGCGCACCAGGAGTACCCGCTGGAGTCCCTGGTCGAGGAGCTGAACCCGCCACGGGTGCCGGGCCGCCGGCCGCTGTTCGACGTCTGCTTCGTGCACCAGAACACCGACATGGGTCTGGAGCCCGACGACGAGCGGATCCTCCCGTTCGACGACGGCAGCGCCAAGTACGACATCACCCTGAGCACCCGGGAGGCGGACGGCGCGCTGCTGCTGGAGTGGGAGTACTCCACCGCACTGTTCCGCGAGGAGACCATGGCGCTCTACTCGGAGCGCTACGCGACGCTGCTCCGGTCCTTCCTCGCCGCCGCCGACGGCACGCCGGTGGGCACGCTCGACCTGATCCCCGTCCGGGAGGCCGAGCTGATCCGGACGTTCGCGACGGTGCCCGCGCCGACGCCGGACACCCGCAGCATCGCGCGACTGTTCGAGGAGCACGTCGCCGCCGATCCCGGCCGCCCGGCGCTGATCGCGGACGACCGGAGCCTGACGTACGGGGAGCTGAACGCCAGGGCCAACCGGATCGCGCACGGTCTGGTCCGGCTGGGCGTGGCCCCCGGCGCACCGGTGGCGCTGCTGCTGGACCGTTCGATCGACATGGTCGCCGCCATCCTCGGTGTGCTCAAGGCGGGGTGCTTCTACCTTCCGCTGAACACCGACTTCCCGTCCGAGCGGCTGCGGGTCATGGTCGAGGACGCGGGGGCCGGTCTCCTGCTCACCTCCGACGCGCGCAGCGGGCAGGCGGCGGAGCTGGTCTCCGAACGGCTCCGGATCGTCGGCGTCCACCAGCTCGCGGAGTCGACGGCCGAGCGCGGGAACCCGGGGCTGCCGGGCAGCAGCGCGGACGAGGCCTACATCATGTACACCTCCGGGACCAGCGGTGCGCCGAAGGGGTCGGTGATCCGGCAGCGGAGCGTGCTGCGCGTGGTCCACCAGTCGGTCTGCTACGCCGCTGATCCGAGTGACGTCTTCCTCATGATCTCGGACTACTCGTTCGACGGCTCCATCTACGACATGTTCGGGGCGCTCACCAACGGCGCGTCGCTGGTGTTGCTGGACAAGGCGTCCGTGCTGGACCTCGACCGGCTCGGTGCCGCGATCGAGCGGCACAGGATCACCAGCTTCTTCATCACCACGGCGATGTTCAACGCGCTGATCGACCACGCGTCGGACTCGCTCGGCGGCGTCCGCAGGGTGATCTTCGGCGGCGAGATCGCCTCACCGGCGCATGTCCGGCGGGCGTTCGAGCTGCTCGGGCCCGGCCGGATCAGCCACGCCTACGGCCCGACGGAGACCACGGTCTTCGCGACCATCCACCGCCTCGACGTGTGGGACGCCGACGACGCCCTCCCGATCGGTACGGCCGTCAACGACACCTCGCTGTGGGTGCTCGACGAGCGGTTGGAGCCGGTGCCGGTCGGCGTCAACGGCGAGCTCTACATCGGTGGATCCGGCCTGTCCGACGGCTACCTGAACCAGCCCGAGATGACGGCCCAGCGGTTCGTGTACTCGCCTGCGGTACCGGGGGAGCGGCTCTACAAGACCGGCGACATCGTCACCTTCAAGACCAACGGTCTGCTCTACTACACCGGCCGCCTCGACCAGCAGATCAAGCTCAGGGGCTACCGCATCGAGCTGGCGGAGATCATCCAGGTCGCCCTGAACGAGCCCTTCGTCCGCTGGGCGCACGCGGGACTGTACGAGACCACCGAGGGCAGCCGGAGTCTGTGTCTCTGGGTCGGGTATCTGGACGACCAGGACCACGGGCCGGCGCTGCGGGCGGCCCTGTCCCGACGGCTGCCCGACTACATGGTGCCGTCCTTCATCGTCAGGGCCGACACGGTTCCGCTGAACGCGAGCGGGAAGGTCGACGTGGCGGCGCTGCCGAAGCCCGACTTCACGGCGGGGGCGACGGCTGTGGCACCGGAGACCGACTCGCTGCGCGTGGTCGCCGACGCGTGGCAGCACGTGCTCGGTGTGCCGGTGGAGGACATCGACGCCGACTTCTTCGCGCTGGGCGGCGACTCGATCAAGGCGATCCAGATCGTGGCCCGGCTCCGCGAACAGGACATCACGATCCGGGCGGCGGACCTCCTCGGCAACGCGACCATCCGGTCGCTGGAGGAGAAGCTGTCCGAGTCCGCCGGCGCCGGGACCGGAGTGCGGGTGTACGACCAGAAGCCGCTGTCCGGACCAATCACGGCGAGCGCGATCCAACTGGCGTTCCTCGACGACCCGGAGGCCCACAACCGGGTCTTCAACCAGTGCCTGCTGGTCACGACGGCCGAGCCGGTGTCGCTGGACCGGCTGGTACACGCGGTGCAGCGGCTCGTGCGCCAGCACGACATGCTCCGCGTCGAGGTCGACGAGCAGCGTGCTCTGGTCCTGCGTGACGTCGACGCCCCGGGGCTCGTCCACGGTGACCGGCCGCCGGCCGGTCTCTCCGACGAGGCCCTGGCGGACTACCTGCGGACGGTCCAGGCGCGGGTCGACGTGCGCGGTGGCCCGGTCGTCAGCCTCGCCGCCGGGCTGGGGGAGGGGGGCGTGCAGTTCGCCATCGCCATCCACCACCTGGCCGTCGACGTGGTGTCGTGGGGCGTCCTCTTGGAAGACCTGGCCACCTGCCTCGTCGACCCGGACGCCGAGCTGCCCGCCAAGACCATGCCGTTCCCGGCGTGGACGAGCGAGGTCAAGCAGCGCGCCGAGGACGGCGGCCTCCGTGCCCAGTTGCCCTACTGGCTCGACCTGGCGCGCAGCGCTGGTGCGGCGGGCGAGGTGTTCGTCGAGCGTGACGTGAAGCGGTCCGAGACCGCCTCGACGGTGGTGCGCCTGACCGAGACCGACGACTTCGCCCTGTTCGACGCCGCACGGAAGGCGCACGGCGCGAGCCAGGTGGAGACCGTCCTCACCGTGGTGGCACGGGCGTTGGCCACCGTGACCGGCGAGCAGCGGGTGCTGTTCACCCTCGAAGGGCACGGCCGCGAACCCATCGCGGGTGACCACGAACTCAGCCGGACGGTGGGCTGGTTCACCAGCACCTTCCCGCACCTGGTGCAGGTGGAGCAGAGTGTGGCGGACACCGTGGACACGGTGCGGCGGTCGTTCGAGCGACTGCCGGACAAGGGTGCCGGCTTCGGCCCCCTGCTGCGCTTCGACACCGGCCTGGACGCGGAACGGGCCGTGCTGACCGCGGTCCGGCCGCAGATCGGCTTCAACTACCTGGGCGGTCAGGACAGCGCCGACGGCATCACCTTCACCCACCTCCCGCTGGACATCACCACCGACGGGGAACACCGCTCGCCGTACGCCCTCGACATCGTCGCCTCCCGCAGCGGGGGTGAACTCCTGATCGAGGTGCGGTACCCGCGCGCATGGGAGGCGAGCGGCGTCGCCAAGCAGATCATCGCGGCCCTGGAGGAGTCGTTCCACGAGGTCCGGGACGCCCTGAGGTCCGGTGAGCCGAGAGGCTTCCAGGTCTCCTCGCCGATCCGTCAGGACGTGCTCGCCGACATCCTGCTGGACGTCGAGGGCGGAATCTGA